The Microbacterium sp. Nx66 genome contains a region encoding:
- a CDS encoding ABC transporter ATP-binding protein produces MTDSEARVPASSAATPLYRATGVTRTYTRRGRTVTALTGVDLEIMPGAFVTIQGPTGGGKSTLLQLLGALDTPTAGTLQLDGRELSSASPSELGRIRAQEIGFVFQGFNLIPTLTAVENVDMALEPLGIDPAERRTRVAAALAHVGLADRGDHRPAELSGGQQQRVAIARAIVKRPRVLLADEPTGNLDESMRDEILDLLERLCAEGITMVVVTHDSAVARRATKRLRLTQGTVRDITR; encoded by the coding sequence ATGACGGATTCCGAGGCCCGCGTTCCGGCCTCGTCGGCGGCGACCCCGCTGTACCGGGCGACGGGTGTCACGCGCACCTATACGCGGAGGGGACGGACGGTGACCGCGCTCACCGGCGTCGACCTGGAGATCATGCCCGGCGCCTTCGTCACGATCCAGGGGCCGACCGGAGGAGGCAAGTCGACGCTGCTGCAGCTGCTGGGGGCGCTCGACACCCCGACTGCTGGGACGTTGCAGCTGGACGGCCGTGAACTGTCGTCGGCGTCGCCGTCGGAGCTGGGACGGATCCGCGCGCAGGAGATCGGATTCGTCTTCCAGGGGTTCAACCTGATCCCGACGCTGACGGCGGTGGAGAACGTCGACATGGCCCTGGAGCCGCTCGGCATCGACCCGGCGGAACGACGCACGCGGGTCGCCGCCGCTCTCGCCCACGTCGGCCTGGCGGACCGCGGAGACCATCGTCCCGCAGAGTTGTCCGGCGGGCAGCAGCAGCGTGTCGCGATCGCGCGGGCGATCGTCAAACGCCCCCGAGTGCTGCTCGCGGACGAGCCGACGGGCAACCTCGACGAGAGCATGCGCGACGAGATCCTCGACCTCCTCGAACGGCTGTGCGCGGAGGGCATCACCATGGTCGTGGTCACGCACGACTCCGCGGTGGCGCGGCGGGCGACGAAACGGCTGCGTCTGACGCAGGGGACGGTGAGGGACATCACCCGGTAG
- a CDS encoding ABC transporter permease, with protein sequence MYGRYLRRELACRKKQTAIVAIGLAIAIGLVIVVNALTTGVRDAQTQSLAAVYGVGTDLTVTGAAAEPGDGTGPRFDFDEDAGESDGETTTLEQSTLRTDFGRTTLDAAVLDTVAGTDGVAAATGALSLTNSTFSGELPSGGFGGQDGAEGGEAPAEGQAPPQGGGGGGGGGAFGIDSFTVLGIDPSATEVGPLASAEIGEGRGLDADDNGALVALVDSTYAASEDIAVGDTLDVAGSDVEVVGLLTSASDAADTAADVYLPLDTAQELAGVEDVISTVYVQADSAASLDEVQTALAEELPDATVSSQSELAATVSGSLSNATALVTNLGTWLSIIVLAVAVLLSVLLTLSGVGRRTREFGTLKAMGWSNGRVVRQVAGESMVQGLLGGAAGLVLGLAGILIITVAQPSVAAGSAAVGGGPEGGGGFGGPGGMAPGAETATDIVLQAPLTPWVLVAAVGLAVLGGLVAGAFGGWRAARLSPAEALRSVA encoded by the coding sequence ATGTACGGACGATATCTGCGGCGCGAACTCGCGTGCCGCAAGAAGCAGACGGCGATCGTGGCCATCGGGCTCGCGATCGCGATCGGACTGGTGATCGTGGTGAACGCCCTGACGACCGGTGTGCGCGACGCCCAGACCCAGTCGCTGGCAGCGGTCTACGGAGTGGGGACGGATCTCACCGTCACCGGCGCCGCCGCGGAACCGGGCGACGGGACGGGCCCGCGGTTCGACTTCGACGAGGACGCGGGGGAGAGCGACGGCGAGACCACGACCCTGGAGCAGTCGACCCTGCGCACGGACTTCGGCCGGACGACGCTCGATGCCGCGGTGCTGGACACGGTGGCCGGTACCGACGGCGTCGCCGCCGCGACCGGTGCGCTGAGCCTGACGAACTCGACCTTCTCCGGTGAGCTGCCGAGCGGCGGCTTCGGCGGGCAGGACGGCGCGGAGGGCGGCGAGGCGCCTGCGGAGGGCCAGGCTCCTCCGCAGGGCGGCGGTGGCGGTGGCGGTGGCGGTGCGTTCGGCATCGACTCGTTCACCGTCCTCGGCATCGACCCGTCCGCGACGGAGGTCGGCCCGCTGGCCTCCGCCGAGATCGGCGAGGGGCGTGGGCTGGACGCCGACGACAACGGAGCCCTCGTCGCGCTGGTGGACAGCACGTACGCCGCGAGCGAAGACATCGCCGTCGGCGACACCCTGGACGTCGCGGGTTCCGACGTCGAGGTCGTCGGCCTCCTCACCTCGGCGTCGGATGCCGCAGACACCGCGGCGGACGTCTACCTCCCGCTCGACACCGCGCAGGAGCTGGCCGGCGTGGAGGACGTGATCTCCACGGTGTACGTGCAGGCGGATTCGGCGGCGTCCCTCGACGAGGTGCAGACGGCCTTGGCGGAGGAGCTTCCCGACGCCACCGTCTCCTCCCAGTCCGAGCTCGCTGCGACCGTGTCCGGCTCGCTCTCGAACGCGACGGCGCTCGTCACGAATCTCGGCACCTGGCTGTCGATCATCGTCCTCGCCGTCGCCGTGCTGCTCTCGGTGCTCCTCACCCTCTCCGGCGTCGGCCGTCGCACCCGTGAGTTCGGCACCCTGAAGGCGATGGGGTGGTCGAACGGCCGCGTCGTGCGTCAGGTCGCCGGGGAGTCGATGGTGCAGGGACTCCTCGGAGGAGCGGCAGGTCTCGTGCTCGGCCTCGCCGGGATCCTGATCATCACCGTCGCGCAGCCGAGCGTAGCCGCCGGCTCCGCGGCCGTCGGCGGAGGCCCGGAGGGAGGAGGCGGCTTCGGTGGCCCCGGTGGCATGGCCCCGGGCGCGGAGACCGCCACCGACATCGTGCTGCAGGCACCGCTGACCCCCTGGGTGCTCGTCGCCGCCGTGGGCCTCGCGGTGCTGGGCGGGCTCGTCGCCGGCGCCTTCGGAGGCTGGCGGGCGGCGCGACTGAGCCCGGCAGAGGCCCTGCGGTCCGTCGCATGA
- the gndA gene encoding NADP-dependent phosphogluconate dehydrogenase, with protein sequence MPEASANIGVVGLAVMGSNLARNLASREGNTVAIFNRSYEKTQTLLDEHPEAGFIPAKTYQEFADSLQKPRTAIIMVKAGAPTDAVIDSLVEVFEPGDIIVDGGNAYFPDTIRREKAVRETGINFVGAGISGGEEGALTGPSIMPGGSDESWITLGPILKSIAAVAEGEPCVTHVGHDGAGHFVKMVHNGIEYADMQLIAEAYDLIRRGTGKTPAEIAEIFAEWNRGELESYLIEITAEVLRQVDAATGKPLVDVILDQAGAKGTGAWTVQTALSLGVPVSGIAEATFARSLSSHPEQRAVAAALPGPDEEFTVPADEVDAFVEDVRLALYASKIVAYSQGFDEIRAGAAEYGWNIDLGAISKIWRGGCIIRAQFLNRIADAYAETPDLPVLMTAPYFAEALTRGQAAWRRVVVTAAQSGIPAPAFSSSLSYYDGIRADRLPAALVQGQRDFFGAHTYKRIDKEGTFHTLWSGDRSEIEAEDTH encoded by the coding sequence GTGCCCGAAGCATCAGCGAACATCGGAGTCGTCGGACTCGCCGTCATGGGGTCGAACCTCGCCCGCAACCTCGCGAGCCGCGAGGGCAACACCGTGGCGATCTTCAACCGCAGCTACGAGAAGACCCAGACCCTCCTCGACGAGCATCCCGAGGCGGGCTTCATCCCCGCGAAGACGTACCAGGAGTTCGCCGACTCGCTGCAGAAGCCGCGCACCGCGATCATCATGGTCAAGGCCGGAGCGCCGACCGACGCCGTGATCGACTCCCTCGTGGAGGTCTTCGAGCCGGGCGACATCATCGTCGACGGCGGCAACGCCTACTTCCCCGACACCATCCGCCGCGAGAAGGCGGTCCGCGAGACCGGCATCAACTTCGTCGGCGCGGGTATCTCCGGCGGCGAGGAGGGCGCCCTCACCGGCCCCTCGATCATGCCGGGCGGCTCGGACGAGTCCTGGATCACGCTCGGGCCGATCCTGAAGTCCATCGCCGCAGTCGCCGAGGGCGAGCCCTGCGTGACGCACGTCGGCCACGACGGCGCCGGCCACTTCGTCAAGATGGTGCACAACGGCATCGAGTACGCGGACATGCAGCTCATCGCCGAGGCCTACGACCTCATCCGTCGCGGCACCGGCAAGACCCCCGCAGAGATCGCCGAGATCTTCGCCGAGTGGAACCGCGGAGAGCTGGAGTCGTACCTCATCGAGATCACGGCCGAGGTGCTGCGCCAGGTCGACGCGGCGACCGGTAAGCCGCTGGTCGACGTCATCCTGGACCAGGCCGGCGCGAAGGGCACCGGCGCCTGGACGGTGCAGACCGCGCTCTCGCTCGGCGTCCCGGTCTCGGGCATCGCCGAGGCGACGTTCGCCCGGTCCCTCTCCTCCCACCCCGAGCAGCGCGCGGTCGCCGCGGCGCTTCCCGGTCCGGACGAGGAGTTCACGGTCCCGGCCGACGAGGTCGACGCTTTCGTCGAGGACGTCCGCCTGGCGCTCTATGCCTCCAAGATCGTCGCGTACTCGCAGGGCTTCGACGAGATCCGTGCCGGCGCCGCCGAGTACGGCTGGAACATCGACCTCGGTGCGATCTCGAAGATCTGGCGCGGCGGCTGCATCATCCGTGCGCAGTTCCTGAACCGGATCGCCGACGCCTACGCGGAGACCCCCGACCTGCCCGTGCTGATGACGGCTCCGTACTTCGCCGAGGCACTCACCCGCGGCCAGGCGGCATGGCGTCGCGTGGTGGTCACGGCGGCGCAGTCCGGCATCCCGGCTCCGGCGTTCTCGTCGTCGCTGTCGTACTACGACGGCATCCGCGCCGACCGCCTCCCGGCTGCTCTCGTGCAGGGTCAGCGCGACTTCTTCGGCGCGCACACCTACAAGCGCATCGACAAGGAGGGCACCTTCCACACGCTGTGGTCGGGCGACCGCTCCGAGATCGAGGCCGAAGACACGCACTGA
- a CDS encoding FAD-binding oxidoreductase — MVDHVESAQPTVHRPSTVSEVAALVRAAAQEAVPLTVVSGGHGPWSHAPAPGLRLELGALSSIEVDSTAVRIGGGAVWGDVAKTLAGHGLALSSGDTASVGVGGLTLGGGIGWMVRAWGLAVDQLVGAQVVTASGDVVEVSATQHPDLFWALRGGGGNFGIVTRFDFEAHRLPGIALAESVVEGDATAVLRAAREVLRDAPRELTVTYMDVPPMDPSAPAGARLTAVWAGPDPEALRVELAPITALDGVTTEITEPAYREILMEMPQPEGGEAPAPPGFLGGNGLVADLDDETIDRLVAYRREYPASVVFLRSLGGAFGDVPQEETAFPARTATWFVMAGAFDVPGMLDEEGRAKAAADAQRIVAGRLAEYSNFVDRERPDEVSGMYDGDGYARLRAVKAQWDPQNVFRRNHNILV, encoded by the coding sequence ATGGTCGACCACGTCGAATCCGCACAGCCCACCGTCCACCGTCCCTCCACCGTCTCCGAGGTCGCCGCGCTCGTCCGCGCCGCCGCGCAGGAGGCGGTCCCCCTGACCGTCGTCTCCGGCGGCCACGGGCCCTGGTCCCACGCCCCCGCTCCCGGTCTGCGCCTCGAACTCGGGGCGCTCTCCTCGATCGAGGTCGACAGCACCGCCGTGCGCATCGGCGGCGGTGCCGTGTGGGGCGACGTCGCGAAGACTCTCGCCGGCCACGGCCTCGCCCTGAGCTCCGGCGACACGGCCAGCGTCGGCGTCGGCGGTCTCACCCTCGGCGGCGGCATCGGCTGGATGGTGCGCGCCTGGGGTCTCGCCGTCGATCAGCTCGTCGGCGCCCAGGTCGTCACCGCGAGCGGAGACGTGGTGGAGGTCTCGGCCACGCAGCATCCCGACCTGTTCTGGGCGCTGCGCGGCGGTGGCGGCAACTTCGGCATCGTCACCCGTTTCGACTTCGAAGCGCATCGCCTGCCGGGGATCGCGCTGGCCGAGTCCGTCGTCGAGGGCGACGCGACGGCCGTGCTCCGGGCCGCGCGCGAAGTCCTCCGCGACGCCCCGCGCGAGCTGACCGTCACATATATGGACGTGCCGCCCATGGACCCGAGCGCTCCGGCCGGTGCCCGGCTGACCGCCGTGTGGGCCGGGCCCGACCCGGAGGCGCTGCGCGTGGAGCTCGCGCCGATCACCGCCCTCGACGGTGTCACGACGGAGATCACCGAACCCGCCTATCGGGAGATCCTGATGGAGATGCCGCAGCCCGAGGGCGGCGAGGCTCCCGCCCCTCCCGGGTTCCTCGGCGGGAACGGTCTCGTCGCCGACCTCGACGACGAGACGATCGATCGGCTGGTGGCCTATCGGCGGGAGTACCCCGCCTCGGTCGTCTTCCTCCGGTCCCTCGGCGGGGCGTTCGGCGACGTTCCGCAGGAGGAGACGGCCTTCCCGGCGCGCACCGCGACCTGGTTCGTCATGGCCGGTGCCTTCGATGTCCCGGGGATGCTCGACGAGGAGGGGCGGGCGAAGGCCGCCGCCGACGCGCAGCGGATCGTCGCGGGCCGCCTCGCCGAGTACAGCAACTTCGTCGACCGGGAGCGACCGGACGAGGTGTCCGGGATGTACGACGGCGACGGCTACGCGCGTCTGCGGGCGGTGAAGGCGCAGTGGGACCCGCAGAACGTGTTCCGCCGCAACCACAACATCCTCGTGTGA